One genomic region from Accipiter gentilis chromosome Z, bAccGen1.1, whole genome shotgun sequence encodes:
- the THAP8 gene encoding THAP domain-containing protein 8 isoform X4 encodes MPKYCRAPHCSNAAGQARPPARRLSFYKFPLHDTARLRQWLTQMRRENWVPTRHQHLCSDHFEPSCFQYRWGVRYLRPDAVPTIFPRSPPKRESPSMLPGATQPKQLLPASSQEPVIPGQPAVPETAPSEATTIALEPDSAAATPLLGPVDSPEGVPAHPQPSLGYATAPPLPPPSPCRRVEQVEDVTIELPIASPPPAYFEPIPATPVTVPETVLSSALTLPIVSTVPIVSKTVMSMSPPGELSTEELVGVVLVLQRKVKVLQQRQRRHRARLEAMEGLVEQLRRESLLSEERLKLRLCPCHLPTTTATSRPACNRGR; translated from the exons ATGCCCAAGTACTGTCGAGCCCCGCACTGCTCCAACGCGGCGGGGCAGGCCCGACCGCCTGCCCGTCGCCTCAGCTTCTACAA gtTCCCACTGCATGACACGGCACGGCTGCGGCAATGGCTGACGCAGATGCGGCGGGAGAACTGGGTTCCCACCCGTCACCAGCACCTCTGCAGTGACCACTTCGAACCCTCCTGCTTCCAATATCGCTGGGGCGTCCGTTACCTGCGGCCTGACGCTGTCCCCACCATCtttccccgcagccccccg AAACGGGAGAGTCCCAGCATGCTGCCGGGCGCCACCCAGCCTAAGCAGCTCCTCCCGGCAAGCAGCCAGGAGCCAGTGATACCAGGACAGCCAGCCGTCCCTGAAACCGCCCCATCGGAGGCCACAACCATTGCCCTAGAACCTGACTCAGCCGCGGCAACACCGCTGCTTGGCCCCGTGGACAGCCCTGAGGGGGTCCCCGCCCACCCGCAGCCTTCCCTGGGCTACGCCActgcgccgccgctgccgccgccgtcaCCGTGCCGGCGGGTGGAGCAGGTGGAGGATGTCACCATCGAGCTACCCATCGCCAGCCCACCACCAGCATATTTTGAGCCCATCCCCGCAACACCAGTCACAGTGCCGGAAACCGTTCTCTCCTCGGCCTTAACACTGCCCATCGTTTCCACTGTCCCCATTGTTTCCAAAACGGTGATGTCGATGTCACCACCAGGCGAGCTGAGCACCGAGGAACTCGTCGGcgtggtgctggtgctgcagcgGAAGGTGAAGGTGCTGCAGCAGCGGCAACGCCGGCACCGCGCCCGGCTGGAAGCCATGGAAGGGTTGGTGGAGCAGCTGCGCCGTGAGAGCCTGCTCTCTGAGGAGAGGCTCAAGCTG CGCCTCTGTCCCTGtcacctccccaccaccaccgccactTCCAGGCCTGCCTGCAACCGGGGCCGGTGA
- the THAP8 gene encoding THAP domain-containing protein 8 isoform X3, translating into MPKYCRAPHCSNAAGQARPPARRLSFYKFPLHDTARLRQWLTQMRRENWVPTRHQHLCSDHFEPSCFQYRWGVRYLRPDAVPTIFPRSPPKRESPSMLPGATQPKQLLPASSQEPVIPGQPAVPETAPSEATTIALEPDSAAATPLLGPVDSPEGVPAHPQPSLGYATAPPLPPPSPCRRVEQVEDVTIELPIASPPPAYFEPIPATPVTVPETVLSSALTLPIVSTVPIVSKTVMSMSPPGELSTEELVGVVLVLQRKVKVLQQRQRRHRARLEAMEGLVEQLRRESLLSEERLKLACLQPGPVTADPTSAVTIICQEEEEEEATLVYTVPPPAGTTCGLSLEQL; encoded by the exons ATGCCCAAGTACTGTCGAGCCCCGCACTGCTCCAACGCGGCGGGGCAGGCCCGACCGCCTGCCCGTCGCCTCAGCTTCTACAA gtTCCCACTGCATGACACGGCACGGCTGCGGCAATGGCTGACGCAGATGCGGCGGGAGAACTGGGTTCCCACCCGTCACCAGCACCTCTGCAGTGACCACTTCGAACCCTCCTGCTTCCAATATCGCTGGGGCGTCCGTTACCTGCGGCCTGACGCTGTCCCCACCATCtttccccgcagccccccg AAACGGGAGAGTCCCAGCATGCTGCCGGGCGCCACCCAGCCTAAGCAGCTCCTCCCGGCAAGCAGCCAGGAGCCAGTGATACCAGGACAGCCAGCCGTCCCTGAAACCGCCCCATCGGAGGCCACAACCATTGCCCTAGAACCTGACTCAGCCGCGGCAACACCGCTGCTTGGCCCCGTGGACAGCCCTGAGGGGGTCCCCGCCCACCCGCAGCCTTCCCTGGGCTACGCCActgcgccgccgctgccgccgccgtcaCCGTGCCGGCGGGTGGAGCAGGTGGAGGATGTCACCATCGAGCTACCCATCGCCAGCCCACCACCAGCATATTTTGAGCCCATCCCCGCAACACCAGTCACAGTGCCGGAAACCGTTCTCTCCTCGGCCTTAACACTGCCCATCGTTTCCACTGTCCCCATTGTTTCCAAAACGGTGATGTCGATGTCACCACCAGGCGAGCTGAGCACCGAGGAACTCGTCGGcgtggtgctggtgctgcagcgGAAGGTGAAGGTGCTGCAGCAGCGGCAACGCCGGCACCGCGCCCGGCTGGAAGCCATGGAAGGGTTGGTGGAGCAGCTGCGCCGTGAGAGCCTGCTCTCTGAGGAGAGGCTCAAGCTG GCCTGCCTGCAACCGGGGCCGGTGACAGCAGATCCCACCAGTGCCGTCACCATCAtctgccaggaggaggaggaggaggaggcaacattGGTCTACACTGTGCCACCGCCGGCAGGGACAACCTGTGGCCTCAGCCTGGAGCAGCTGTGA
- the THAP8 gene encoding THAP domain-containing protein 8 isoform X2 produces the protein MPKYCRAPHCSNAAGQARPPARRLSFYKFPLHDTARLRQWLTQMRRENWVPTRHQHLCSDHFEPSCFQYRWGVRYLRPDAVPTIFPRSPPKRESPSMLPGATQPKQLLPASSQEPVIPGQPAVPETAPSEATTIALEPDSAAATPLLGPVDSPEGVPAHPQPSLGYATAPPLPPPSPCRRVEQVEDVTIELPIASPPPAYFEPIPATPVTVPETVLSSALTLPIVSTVPIVSKTVMSMSPPGELSTEELVGVVLVLQRKVKVLQQRQRRHRARLEAMEGLVEQLRRESLLSEERLKLFGDFPTAPLSLSPPHHHRHFQACLQPGPVTADPTSAVTIICQEEEEEEATLVYTVPPPAGTTCGLSLEQL, from the exons ATGCCCAAGTACTGTCGAGCCCCGCACTGCTCCAACGCGGCGGGGCAGGCCCGACCGCCTGCCCGTCGCCTCAGCTTCTACAA gtTCCCACTGCATGACACGGCACGGCTGCGGCAATGGCTGACGCAGATGCGGCGGGAGAACTGGGTTCCCACCCGTCACCAGCACCTCTGCAGTGACCACTTCGAACCCTCCTGCTTCCAATATCGCTGGGGCGTCCGTTACCTGCGGCCTGACGCTGTCCCCACCATCtttccccgcagccccccg AAACGGGAGAGTCCCAGCATGCTGCCGGGCGCCACCCAGCCTAAGCAGCTCCTCCCGGCAAGCAGCCAGGAGCCAGTGATACCAGGACAGCCAGCCGTCCCTGAAACCGCCCCATCGGAGGCCACAACCATTGCCCTAGAACCTGACTCAGCCGCGGCAACACCGCTGCTTGGCCCCGTGGACAGCCCTGAGGGGGTCCCCGCCCACCCGCAGCCTTCCCTGGGCTACGCCActgcgccgccgctgccgccgccgtcaCCGTGCCGGCGGGTGGAGCAGGTGGAGGATGTCACCATCGAGCTACCCATCGCCAGCCCACCACCAGCATATTTTGAGCCCATCCCCGCAACACCAGTCACAGTGCCGGAAACCGTTCTCTCCTCGGCCTTAACACTGCCCATCGTTTCCACTGTCCCCATTGTTTCCAAAACGGTGATGTCGATGTCACCACCAGGCGAGCTGAGCACCGAGGAACTCGTCGGcgtggtgctggtgctgcagcgGAAGGTGAAGGTGCTGCAGCAGCGGCAACGCCGGCACCGCGCCCGGCTGGAAGCCATGGAAGGGTTGGTGGAGCAGCTGCGCCGTGAGAGCCTGCTCTCTGAGGAGAGGCTCAAGCTG TTTGGGGACTTCCCCACAGCGCCTCTGTCCCTGtcacctccccaccaccaccgccactTCCAGGCCTGCCTGCAACCGGGGCCGGTGACAGCAGATCCCACCAGTGCCGTCACCATCAtctgccaggaggaggaggaggaggaggcaacattGGTCTACACTGTGCCACCGCCGGCAGGGACAACCTGTGGCCTCAGCCTGGAGCAGCTGTGA